The following are encoded together in the Humulus lupulus chromosome 5, drHumLupu1.1, whole genome shotgun sequence genome:
- the LOC133778563 gene encoding uncharacterized protein LOC133778563 yields MASNKDPDPSLGYLTRKDTEVKLPRPTRVKNKTPAPVQITAEQILREARERQEAEIRPPKQKITDSTELADYRLRKRKEYEDLIRRVRWNTSVWIKYAQWEESQKDFDRARSVWERALEVDYRNHTLWLKYAEVEMKNKFINHARNVWDRAVMLLPRVDQLWYKYIHMEEILGNVAGARQIFERWMEWMPDQQGWLSYIKFELRYNEVERARAIFERFVRCHPKVSSWIRFAKFEMKNGEVGRARQVYEKAVEILADDEEAEQLFVAFAEFEERCKEAERARCIYKFALDHIPKGRAEDLYRKFVSFEKQHGDREGIEDAIVGKRRFQYEEEVRKNPLNYDTWFDYIRLEESVGSKERIREVYERAIANCPPAEEKRYWQRYIYLWINYALYEELDAGDVERTRDVYRECLKLIPHEKFSFAKIWLLAAQFEIRQLNLKGARLILGNAIGKAPKDKIFKKYIEIELQLGNIDRGRKLYEKYLEWAPENCYAWSKYAELEKSLCETERARGIFELAIAQPALDMPEILWKAYIDFEISEHEFDRTRELYERLLDRTKHLKVWISYAEFEASAIEDSNTDLEEEDMEDYLREQKKQCLQRARRVFEKAVNYFRTSAPELKEERAMLLEKWLNMEAGFGELGDVNSVQAKLPKKLKKRKQLMTEDGPAGYEEYIDYIFPEETQTTNLKILEAAYKWKKQKVSTDDD; encoded by the exons ATGGCTTCAAACAAAGATCCGGACCCTTCGTTGGGATACCTTACCCGTAAAGACACAGAGGTGAAGCTTCCACGTCCCACTAGGGTTAAGAACAAAACCCCAGCTCCGGTACAAATCACTGCCGAGCAGATTCTCCGGGAAGCTAGGGAGCGTCAAGAGGCTGAGATTCGACCGCCCAAGCAGAAAATCACTGATTCGACTGAGCTCGCTGATTATCGTCTTCGCAAGAGGAAGGAGTACGAGGATTTAATTCGGCGAGTTCGATGGAATACCAGCGTCTGGATCAAGTACGCTCAGTGGGAGGAGTCTCAGAAGGACTTCGATCGTGCTCGGTCCGTCTGGGAGCGAGCTCTCGAGGTCGACTACCGGAACCACACGCTTTGGCTCAAGTATGCCGAGGTCGAGATGAAGAACAAGTTCATTAATCATGCCAGGAACGTTTGGGACAGAGCCGTGATGCTCTTGCCGAGGGTGGACCAGTTGTGGTATAAGTACATCCACATGGAggagatattgggtaatgtggCTGGGGCTAGGCAGATTTTCGAGAGGTGGATGGAATGGATGCCAGACCAACAGGGTTGGCTTTCCTACATCAAATTTGAGCTTCGCTACAACGAGGTCGAACGGGCTAGAGCCATTTTTGAGAGGTTTGTACGGTGTCACCCTAAAGTCAGTTCATGGATTCGCTTTGCCAAATTTGAAATGAAGAATGGTGAAGTTGGTAGGGCAAGGCAGGTGTATGAGAAAGCAGTGGAGATATTGGCAGACGATGAGGAAGCAGAACAGTTGTTTGTGGCCTTTGCTGAGTTCGAAGAAAGATGCAAAGAGGCAGAACGAGCTAGGTGTATTTACAAGTTCGCTCTTGATCATATACCCAAAGGGAGGGCTGAGGATTTGTATAGGAAATTTGTGTCCTTTGAGAAGCAACATGGAGATAGAGAAGGCATTGAAGATGCTATTGTGGGGAAAAGAAGGTTTCAGTATGAGGAAGAGGTGCGAAAGAATCCTCTTAATTATGATACATGGTTCGATTATATTAGACTGGAGGAGAGTGTGGGGAGTAAGGAAAGGATAAGAGAAGTTTATGAGCGAGCCATAGCCAATTGTCCTCCGGCTGAGGAGAAGCGGTACTGGCAGCGATACATCTATCTATG GATTAATTATGCTTTATATGAGGAGCTTGATGCTGGAGATGTCGAACGAACACGAGATGTGTACAG GGAGTGTCTTAAGCTCATTCCTCATGAAAAGTTCTCATTTGCAAAGATCTGGCTTCTTGCTGCCCAGTTTGAAATTCGGCAGCTTAATCTCAAAGGTGCACGACTGATCCTAGGTAATGCAATTGGAAAGGCACCTAAAGATAAG ATATTTAAGAAGTATATTGAGATTGAACTCCAGCTAGGAAATATAGATCGTGGCAGGAAATTGTATGAGAAATATTTAGAGTGGGCGCCTGAGAATTGTTATGCATGGAGCAAGTATGCTGAACTAGAAAAGTCTCTGTGTGAGACAGAACGAGCAAGAGGCATATTTGAACTTGCTATTGCTCAACCAGCACTAGACATGCCGGAAATACTTTGGAAG GCTTACATAGACTTCGAAATTTCAGAGCATGAATTTGATAGAACCAGAGAACTTTATGAGAGACTATTAGACCGGACAAAGCACCTGAAGGTATGGATCAGTTATGCAGAATTTGAGGCGTCCGCTATTGAAGATAGCAATAcagatttggaggaggaggataTGGAAGATTATCTTCGTGAACAAAAGAAACAATGCCTTCAGCGTGCAAGAA GGGTTTTCGAGAAAGCTGTTAACTACTTTAGAACATCAGCACCTGAATTGAAGGAAGAAAGGGCTATGTTACTAGAGAAGTGGTTAAACATGGAGGCTGGCTTTGGTGAACTTGGTGATGTTAACAGTGTCCAGGCGAAGCTGCCAAAGAAACTCAAAAAGAGGAAGCAACTGATGACCGAGGATGGACCGGCTGG GTACGAGGAGTACATAGATTACATATTCCCAGAGGAAACTCAGACCACAAATCTCAAGATTTTGGAAGCTGCCTACAAATGGAAGAAGCAAAAAGTTTCTACAGATGATGATTAA